In the genome of Diaphorobacter sp. HDW4A, the window CGCATGGGCATCCCCAGTCGAGCTCGCCTTGGCCGTGAAGGCGGCGGTGGCAGCGAATACGACTGCAGCGCGCTCCCAGAGGAAACCCGCGCCGCATTGCTTGCTCGTCAGATCCAGACTGCTGCAGTTACCACGCTACCAGTGGTTGAACCTGCACCCGTGCGCTCCTTCGAGATCGCCCCTGAAGCTGCAAACAGCGAGGTCGCGCCAACATCAGGGCGTCGCCCACCAAGCCAGGCTGAGAAGGCCGTTGCAGATGCCCGCGCTCAACTGGTGAACGTGGTGCAAGGCATGGTGCCAGTGCATGGCATCAAACGTTCCTGCACACTGTTTGCGGCCCAGCTCGTGACAGGCGAGTGCGGGGACAACCTGCAGACCATTTCACGCGCGGCCAATCAACGCGCACGCGGTGACATGGTCAGCGCCCGCACACTCGAGCGTTGGATGTCCCTGCATCGTGAACAGGGTTGGTGGGGGTTGCTGCCCGCTGAGCAGCAAACGGCCCTCTTGCCTACGCAGGTCGATCAGGATGTGGCTGCTGTCTTGGGCAAGTACCACAGTCGCGATCCCAAGTTCCGCAAACTCACGCTGGCAGCTCAGGAAGTCACCCGAATGTTGGGGCGCGAATTCGATTCTTGGGGAGCGCTCTATTCCCGCGCCCGCCGCGCCCTTGACAAGCTGGGCAAGTCGCACGAGGCCAATGTGGCTCTTATCAAGTCACGCCACACAGGCTCCGAGCGCGACGCCAAGCTACCGTTTAAACGCCGCGACAGAACCAATATCTCGCCGCTGGATATCTGGGTCATAGACGGCCACACGTTCAAGGCCAAGGTACGTCACCCCGACCACGGCGCGCCATTCGCGCCCGAGCTGACGCTGTGCCTTGACGACAAGACCCGCAAGATCATGGGTTGGTCTACGTCGCTCTCCGAAAACGTGTTCGCCGTAGGCGATGCGCTGCGGCATGGCATTTCACTGTGGGGCATTCCTGCCATCGTGTACAGCGACAACGGTTCGGGCGAAACCGGCAAGGTGATCGACTGTCCCATCGACGGCCTGATGGCGCGTCTTGGCATCGAACACAAAACCGGCATTCCCGGCAAGCCACAGGCACGCGGTGTGATCGAGCGTTCCTGGCAAACACACGCCATCAACTGCGCCCGCCAGTTCGGCAGCTACCAAGGTAGCGATGTGGACGGCGGCAGCTTCCGCAAGGTGGCCGCAGAACTGGCGAAAGAGCAACGGGCACTCAACCGCGCAGCGCAGACCGGCGAAGTGATCCACCTCTCCAACAAGTGCCCAAGCTGGGCGCAGTTTGTGGACGCCGTCGATGCAATGGTGCGTGAGTACAACTCCACACACCGCCATCGCGGCTTGCCCAAGAACGCGGACGGCAAACATATGACGCCCGACGAAGCATGGAACGCCTTCTTTGACGAGAGCCTGCAGCACAAGCCGAGCATCGGGCAATTGCGCGAGCTATTCATGCCAGCGGTGCTGCGCACCGCACGCCGTGGCGAAGTGCAGTTCTTCAATCAAACGTACTCAGCGCCCGAGCTGATGCGCCGCGATGTCGAAGGACGCGAGGTCAGCGTGCGCTACGACATTCACGACCCAAGCTGGGTGCGTGTCTACACGCTCGACGGTGAGTTCGTCTGCGATGCGCAATGGATGGCTAACCGCATCGATTCACAACCCAAGGCTGTTGTGCAGATGGCGCGTGAGAAACGCGCAGCTGCATCGATCAAGCTACGCGAGAAACAGATCGAGCTGGCGCAACGCGAGCTCAACGCCACCGTGCGCCCAGATTTTCTTTCCCTGCCGGTACCAAGCACACCGCTCATGGTCGTGCCCACCATCGTGGACGCAGTTGCCATCAACTCCAGTCCTCAGTGCACCACGGACGAGGCCGCGCAAGCCGCTTCGGGCAGGCCTTTCTTTGCAAGTCAAGGCGAGCGCTACGAGTGGCTGATGCGCCACCGCGATGAATGGACGGACGGCGACATCCATTGGATCACCCAGTACGCAGCCAGCGAGAGCTATGCAGACCTGCGTGACTACTACGAGAGCCGGGGATTGGGATGGGACGGCGGAGACGAGTCCCAAGTTTTTAAAGGTGCCCTGTGACGGGTGCAACCGTCACAGAGCGTGTCTGAGTTGATTTGTATCTGAGCCCAAACAAAGGGGAATGTATCCATGAAAAAAGGTTTCGTCAAAACAGAGAATTTCCGCCGACTGGCTGAAGCGCAAAAGCAGGTCGAGCGACGCGGTGCGCGCGAAGCCGGCCTTGTGTTGATCAGAGGTCACTATGGAATTGGCAAATCCGCGCTCACCGACCGCTGGGCCTCAGATAGTGGCTGGATCTTCGTCCGAGCCAAGGCGACTTGGACAAAGCGCGCGCTATTGGACGAACTGGCGGAGTTGATGGGCCTGTCAAAGACAGGTCGAAATCAGGAAGTACAGGCGCGCATCATCGGCAAGCTTGCTGTTGATGGCGTTCCCATGATCATCGACGAAGCTGACTTTCTGGTGGGAGGCTCCACAGCAACCCTTCTCGAAGTGCTGCGCGACATCACCGACCTGACAGGAACCATGTGTTTCCTGGTCGGAATGGAGCATTTTCCGATGAAGGTTGCGAAGTACGCGCACATCGCAAGCCGTGTTGCCCAAGTGGTGGAGCTCGAGCCCCTATCGCTGGCAGACGTGAAAGTAACCGTCACAGCCAAGAGTGAAGTGACTATTGATGATGACGTGCTGCCTTTGTTGCTTTCGCAGAGCCAAGGGCGTATGCGCCTCGTTCTGAATGCGATCACAAACATCGAATCTTGGGCAGAAGCTAACAGCTGGGACAAAGTCACCGCTCAGATGCTCGGAGGGAAGTCTCTGTGTACTGAGTTCACAGGCAAGGCCTTGGGTATTCGCCGCAAGACTGGAGGCGTGCAATGACCAATCTGCCGAGCGTTTCAATCCTCCTGCTTGGGCTGGCTTCGTACTTCATGCCACCAGCACAACGTCGCGCGCTTCGCCCCTTCACGCTGCATGAGGTTTTGGAGTGGTCTCCAGACCTGCGAGACATCCAAGCAGCGCGGTCCACATGCGCTTTGCTCGCCAAAACGGGGCTGCTTTCCCATGTGTGGGCGGGGCCGGGGCACGCGGTATTGAATCGCAATCCGACGAACCCCCCGAAATGGGAGCTAACTTGCGCTGGATTCGAGGCCATGCGCGCAGCACGCCTTGAGGCTAATACTCAATACCGCTCCCAGACGCTGGCCGAACGCAACAAGGTTCGCAAGTTCCCTGATTCACTGCCCAGCAGGCTGTGGGCGCTTTTTCGGGCACGACGTGTGATCACCTGCAGCGAAGCCGCTGATGTGTTGGGCGATGCGGGCGACGACATGTTGAAGTTGCGCAAACGGATTGGCAAGTATCTGACCGACTGGCACAAGTTCGACCCCGATCACGTTCAACGGGCCAAGCGTCGAGTTGCAGGCAGCTTTCGCTATGTCCTTGATGGCAATGTCGGTCGGTTTCCGCCAGCAGCACCGGCTCCTAAATCGGAGGCCAAGGCGTGATCGAGAGACCATATATGCAAGAGCCATGGTATGCGCTGCTCCGCTCACGCTGCGAGGGAGCTGTTCAAGCGCAGATTGCCAAACAGCTAGGCGTCAGTGCCACATCACTCTCCATGGTGGTGAACGGCACTGGTCCATACGGAGAAGGTGTTGCAAGCATCGCCGCAATCGCCAATCGTGTTGTGCACACCTATGGGCGGTATGTCTGCCCACACCTCACAGATGAGTCATCGGGTGTTGAGCAGGTGATTACAGCCGAGCAGTGCCGCGCCATCGCTCACCGATCTCCGCCGACAGCAAGCCCTCGTGACATGCAGCACTGGCAGGCATGCCGCAAGTGCCCACACCGCGCGGCGAGCGCACCGCCCGTCGAGCGCGAACCGATTCCCCGCAAGCCCAGGTCAGTCATTCCCATCAAGGAGACGACAGATGTTTAAAGCCATCGCACGCCTTCGCCAGAGCTTACTCAAGCGTCGCATTTGCCTCGTGATGTTCTACATGCGCCAGGAGAAGGCAAAGCACCAGGAGCAAATGAGCCGCTTGAGTGTCGAGCTGGAGCGCCTCGAATCGAACTATGACCAACTGGTTGAAGTTCACACCAGCGAGGTCACGCCATGAGCACGCATCGCACAGAGCCCTCGAACGAGCAACGCTTTCTTGCTCCCGTCACGCGCCAGAAGCTCAGCTGGATCAAGCGCCGCACGCGCGCTTTGCAGCGTGGCTTCATGGGCGAATCACGTCGGGCATGCCTGGAGCATGCCGTCGCCCACTACCAGTTTCTCACCCGCGAGCGCGTTGTTCGCAATTTTCAACTGATTC includes:
- a CDS encoding Mu transposase C-terminal domain-containing protein, producing the protein MNWLTSAELAGLPGMPSCQKRTREKLQRMGIPSRARLGREGGGGSEYDCSALPEETRAALLARQIQTAAVTTLPVVEPAPVRSFEIAPEAANSEVAPTSGRRPPSQAEKAVADARAQLVNVVQGMVPVHGIKRSCTLFAAQLVTGECGDNLQTISRAANQRARGDMVSARTLERWMSLHREQGWWGLLPAEQQTALLPTQVDQDVAAVLGKYHSRDPKFRKLTLAAQEVTRMLGREFDSWGALYSRARRALDKLGKSHEANVALIKSRHTGSERDAKLPFKRRDRTNISPLDIWVIDGHTFKAKVRHPDHGAPFAPELTLCLDDKTRKIMGWSTSLSENVFAVGDALRHGISLWGIPAIVYSDNGSGETGKVIDCPIDGLMARLGIEHKTGIPGKPQARGVIERSWQTHAINCARQFGSYQGSDVDGGSFRKVAAELAKEQRALNRAAQTGEVIHLSNKCPSWAQFVDAVDAMVREYNSTHRHRGLPKNADGKHMTPDEAWNAFFDESLQHKPSIGQLRELFMPAVLRTARRGEVQFFNQTYSAPELMRRDVEGREVSVRYDIHDPSWVRVYTLDGEFVCDAQWMANRIDSQPKAVVQMAREKRAAASIKLREKQIELAQRELNATVRPDFLSLPVPSTPLMVVPTIVDAVAINSSPQCTTDEAAQAASGRPFFASQGERYEWLMRHRDEWTDGDIHWITQYAASESYADLRDYYESRGLGWDGGDESQVFKGAL
- a CDS encoding AAA family ATPase; this translates as MKKGFVKTENFRRLAEAQKQVERRGAREAGLVLIRGHYGIGKSALTDRWASDSGWIFVRAKATWTKRALLDELAELMGLSKTGRNQEVQARIIGKLAVDGVPMIIDEADFLVGGSTATLLEVLRDITDLTGTMCFLVGMEHFPMKVAKYAHIASRVAQVVELEPLSLADVKVTVTAKSEVTIDDDVLPLLLSQSQGRMRLVLNAITNIESWAEANSWDKVTAQMLGGKSLCTEFTGKALGIRRKTGGVQ